The Hymenobacter oligotrophus genome has a window encoding:
- a CDS encoding ABC transporter permease has translation MFRHLLRLIWNRKRTNVLLLSEIFLSFIVLFAVGVVLVTVGHNYLLPPGFRHEQVWRLNIAAGQGEKMPRPVLDDVLRQVRALPGVQELTLTSPNTPFRFITMNGDFVAENKVKMESVDRYDADDHYAATMGLQLLEGRWFRSTDDAATHRPAVITRNMSEKLFGTTKAALGQVVRPDARYGDPAKEHYQVVGVVEDVRVHSEFSDVSPSMWMRLVPHDTTQWEGAAVLVRVAPGQGAELQQKIVKTVAGVTRKWSTEVYTLEADRVDKLKVTVAPIVALSVVGLFLIINVALGLFGVLWYNISQRRAEVGLRRALGATGSDISSQFLTEMLVLTSLGVALGLVLAVQFPLLVAFEVPVRVYLLAMLMATGIIYLLTAICAWQPSRLAAAIQPAVALREE, from the coding sequence ATGTTTCGTCATCTGCTACGCCTGATCTGGAACCGCAAGCGCACCAATGTGCTGCTGCTCAGCGAAATTTTCCTTTCGTTTATCGTGCTATTTGCCGTCGGGGTGGTGCTCGTTACGGTAGGCCACAACTACCTGCTGCCGCCGGGCTTCCGCCACGAGCAGGTGTGGCGCCTGAATATTGCCGCCGGCCAAGGCGAAAAAATGCCCCGCCCCGTGCTCGACGATGTGCTGCGCCAAGTGCGGGCGTTGCCCGGCGTGCAGGAGCTTACCTTAACCAGCCCCAACACGCCCTTCCGCTTTATCACGATGAACGGCGACTTTGTGGCCGAAAACAAGGTAAAAATGGAGAGCGTAGACCGTTACGACGCCGACGACCACTATGCGGCCACCATGGGCCTGCAGCTGCTCGAGGGCCGCTGGTTCCGGAGCACCGACGACGCGGCCACGCACCGCCCCGCCGTGATTACGCGCAACATGAGCGAAAAACTCTTTGGTACCACCAAGGCGGCGCTGGGCCAGGTGGTGCGCCCCGATGCCCGCTACGGCGACCCCGCCAAAGAACATTACCAGGTGGTGGGCGTGGTGGAAGACGTGCGCGTGCACAGCGAGTTCAGCGACGTGAGCCCCAGCATGTGGATGCGCCTCGTGCCCCACGATACCACGCAGTGGGAGGGCGCCGCCGTGCTCGTGCGCGTAGCCCCCGGCCAAGGCGCCGAGCTGCAGCAAAAGATCGTGAAAACCGTGGCCGGCGTAACGCGCAAATGGAGCACCGAGGTGTACACCCTGGAGGCCGACCGCGTCGACAAGCTGAAGGTAACGGTGGCACCCATTGTGGCTTTGTCGGTGGTAGGGTTGTTCCTGATTATCAACGTGGCCCTAGGTCTGTTTGGGGTGTTGTGGTACAACATCAGCCAACGCCGCGCCGAGGTGGGCCTGCGCCGCGCGTTGGGCGCCACGGGCTCCGACATCAGCTCGCAGTTTTTAACCGAAATGCTGGTGCTTACCTCGCTGGGCGTGGCGCTGGGGCTGGTGTTGGCGGTGCAGTTTCCGCTGCTCGTTGCTTTCGAGGTGCCGGTGCGCGTGTACTTGTTGGCTATGCTGATGGCCACGGGCATCATTTACCTGCTCACGGCC
- a CDS encoding ABC transporter permease yields the protein MLLSYLKIAWKVLLRRKFFTFISLFGISFTLMVMLVLVAAIDHFNGSHKPEKHMDRMLFVNLLCQRFKDGGYSNTPASAHFVDTYVRSMKTPETVAMASLGSNATAFAGNKTLTLSVRHTDHNFWRVMDFDFLEGRTYSAAEIDQKARVCVISRRTARSFFGTEKGAAGRTLEIGPHRYRVTGVVPDVPAIRLYTSADVWLPYTLNASSIEDKRYDGQYFVILLAPSTAAVPAVRQEFEQMMRRVPLPDPARYDKLYAHADPALASVVRQFTGNQESDDDGMALFLTGCSVLALLFMLLPALNLVNLNVTRIMERAGEIGVRKAFGASRSVLVGQFLTENLVLTALGGLLGLALAAGVLQLLNESQFIAHSHFGLSWRAFAMGLGLTVIFGLMSGVYPAWKMARLNPVDALRGSGSGPK from the coding sequence ATGCTGCTTAGCTACCTGAAAATTGCCTGGAAGGTGCTCTTGCGCCGCAAGTTCTTCACCTTCATCAGCCTGTTTGGCATCAGCTTCACCCTGATGGTGATGCTCGTGCTGGTGGCCGCCATCGACCACTTTAACGGCTCGCACAAGCCCGAAAAGCACATGGACCGCATGCTGTTCGTGAACCTGCTCTGCCAGCGCTTCAAGGACGGCGGCTACAGCAACACGCCCGCCAGCGCCCACTTCGTCGACACGTACGTGCGCTCGATGAAGACGCCCGAAACCGTGGCGATGGCGTCGCTTGGCAGCAACGCTACCGCTTTTGCCGGCAACAAAACCCTTACGCTGAGTGTGCGCCACACCGACCACAATTTCTGGCGCGTAATGGATTTCGATTTCCTCGAGGGCCGCACCTACAGCGCCGCCGAAATCGACCAGAAAGCCCGCGTGTGCGTGATCAGCCGGCGCACGGCGCGCTCGTTTTTCGGCACAGAAAAAGGTGCCGCCGGGCGCACGCTCGAAATCGGCCCGCACCGCTACCGCGTAACGGGCGTAGTGCCCGATGTACCGGCCATTCGGCTGTACACCAGCGCCGATGTGTGGCTGCCCTACACCCTCAACGCAAGCAGCATCGAGGACAAGCGCTACGACGGCCAGTACTTTGTTATTCTGCTGGCGCCCTCAACGGCGGCCGTGCCAGCCGTGCGCCAAGAGTTTGAGCAGATGATGCGGCGCGTGCCGCTGCCCGACCCCGCCCGCTACGACAAGCTGTACGCGCACGCCGACCCCGCCCTGGCCAGCGTGGTGCGGCAGTTTACCGGCAACCAGGAGTCCGACGACGACGGCATGGCCCTGTTCCTGACGGGGTGCAGCGTGCTGGCACTGCTGTTCATGCTGTTGCCCGCCCTGAACCTCGTGAACCTGAACGTGACGCGCATTATGGAGCGCGCCGGCGAAATAGGGGTGCGCAAAGCCTTTGGCGCTTCGCGCTCGGTGCTGGTAGGGCAGTTCCTGACCGAAAACCTGGTGCTCACGGCCTTGGGCGGGCTGCTCGGGCTGGCCTTGGCGGCGGGCGTGCTGCAGCTGCTCAACGAGTCGCAGTTTATTGCCCATTCGCACTTCGGGCTGAGCTGGCGGGCCTTCGCGATGGGCCTAGGTCTGACGGTAATTTTCGGGCTGATGAGCGGCGTGTACCCCGCCTGGAAAATGGCCCGCCTAAACCCGGTGGATGCCCTGCGCGGCAGTGGCAGCGGCCCCAAATAA
- a CDS encoding ABC transporter ATP-binding protein, translating to MIKLADVEKVYQTDTIETVALNRVNLTINRGEFVSIMGPSGCGKSTLLSLMGLLDEPTSGTIEIGGRAVTSYSDKELAKLRNHKIGFIFQSFHLINDLSVLDNVELPLLYRAGMGGKERRQRALAALEKVGLSARTKHFPSQLSGGQRQRVAIARALAGAPEIILADEPTGNLDSVMGEEIMDLLLSLHREEGTTIVMVTHDENMALKTERVIRFFDGSQVN from the coding sequence ATGATCAAGCTCGCCGACGTGGAGAAGGTGTACCAAACCGATACCATCGAGACGGTGGCGCTGAACCGCGTAAACCTAACGATTAACCGGGGCGAGTTCGTGTCTATTATGGGGCCGTCGGGTTGCGGAAAGTCAACGCTGCTGAGCCTGATGGGCCTGCTCGACGAGCCCACCAGCGGCACCATCGAGATAGGCGGGCGGGCCGTAACCAGCTACTCCGACAAGGAGCTGGCCAAGCTGCGCAACCACAAAATTGGGTTCATCTTCCAGAGCTTCCACCTGATCAACGACCTCTCGGTGCTCGATAACGTGGAGCTGCCGCTGCTGTACCGCGCGGGCATGGGCGGCAAAGAGCGCCGCCAGCGCGCCCTCGCGGCCCTCGAGAAAGTGGGCCTGAGCGCCCGCACCAAGCACTTTCCGTCGCAGCTATCGGGCGGGCAGCGCCAGCGCGTGGCCATTGCCCGCGCCTTGGCCGGCGCCCCCGAAATTATCCTAGCCGACGAACCTACCGGCAACCTCGACTCGGTGATGGGCGAGGAAATCATGGACCTGCTGCTGAGCCTGCACCGCGAAGAGGGCACCACCATTGTGATGGTAACGCACGACGAGAACATGGCCCTGAAAACGGAGCGGGTCATCCGCTTCTTCGACGGCAGCCAAGTAAACTAA
- a CDS encoding OmpA family protein has product MPTTTMSPDKALVEEVHTFLQAEHLNALGTALDEDPGTIARTFAEVLPLVVSALAGRARQPNGPEVIRTLTQQAHQHAALQQLSTAGRQPWHGRGVTLMQGLLGDAYAGSATAIAARHGLSAAEFEHLLDVAVAAVLGTLGKHAAEHQLTADALSAWLQRQPAGPRLPTQPHAMAAVAEPIDRPVVGPTPSPAPAAQGQPAAASQLPPAPADGTWGSVGGGITFTPTLTGVRRRKRPKWQWALLLLPALGLGFGFGYRSKLVPAPVPAAVPAPVAAPEASAPRPVPTASSYPPSYPAGYYDVLTDTYIRETGPQLLLTLADGNTLSVGTNSTEYQLYRFLSDPRRQPNTVSPALGWINLDRVYFEPNRATLTDDSRAQLRNVAKILKVFPEAHLQLGGYTDGTGNPSANLRLSQQRASEARRTLVQLGVEPQRLRAEGFGANYFIASNAGAVGRALNRRLSVRVISKTGAAGLPPNMQPPAAKLPASASNTANRNLGAAAEQRPSSAEQRRKRKRTAAQPRTKAGLWLQNLGQCLQGKRVAEWEKKR; this is encoded by the coding sequence ATGCCCACGACTACCATGAGCCCCGATAAAGCCTTAGTGGAAGAGGTTCATACTTTTCTGCAGGCCGAACACCTGAACGCCCTAGGTACCGCCCTCGACGAGGACCCCGGCACCATTGCGCGCACGTTTGCCGAGGTGCTGCCGCTGGTGGTAAGTGCCCTGGCGGGGCGCGCGCGCCAGCCCAACGGCCCCGAGGTTATCCGAACGCTAACCCAGCAAGCCCACCAGCACGCAGCCCTGCAGCAGCTGAGCACCGCCGGCCGGCAGCCCTGGCACGGCCGCGGCGTAACCCTGATGCAAGGCTTGCTTGGCGACGCCTACGCCGGCTCGGCTACGGCCATTGCCGCCCGCCACGGCCTGTCCGCTGCCGAGTTCGAGCACCTGCTCGATGTAGCGGTGGCCGCCGTGCTGGGTACTTTGGGCAAACACGCAGCCGAGCACCAGCTAACCGCCGACGCATTAAGCGCGTGGCTGCAACGCCAACCAGCTGGCCCCCGCCTACCCACCCAGCCGCACGCAATGGCGGCCGTGGCCGAGCCCATCGACCGGCCCGTGGTGGGGCCAACGCCCAGCCCTGCCCCCGCGGCACAGGGGCAACCGGCAGCGGCGTCGCAGCTGCCACCCGCCCCTGCCGATGGCACCTGGGGCAGCGTGGGCGGCGGCATTACGTTTACGCCCACCCTTACCGGCGTGCGGCGGCGCAAACGCCCTAAGTGGCAGTGGGCGCTGCTGCTGCTGCCGGCGCTGGGCCTGGGCTTTGGCTTTGGGTACCGCTCCAAGCTGGTGCCCGCGCCGGTGCCGGCGGCAGTGCCCGCTCCGGTAGCGGCCCCCGAGGCCAGCGCACCGCGCCCGGTGCCCACGGCCAGCTCGTATCCGCCCTCGTACCCAGCCGGCTACTACGATGTGCTCACGGATACCTACATCCGCGAAACTGGCCCGCAGCTGCTGCTTACCTTGGCCGATGGCAACACGCTGAGCGTTGGCACCAACTCCACGGAGTACCAGCTCTACCGTTTCCTGTCCGATCCGCGCAGGCAGCCCAACACCGTCAGCCCGGCCCTGGGTTGGATCAACCTCGACCGCGTGTACTTCGAGCCGAACCGCGCAACGCTTACCGACGACTCGCGCGCGCAGCTGCGCAACGTGGCCAAAATCCTGAAAGTGTTTCCGGAAGCCCACCTGCAACTGGGCGGCTACACCGATGGCACCGGCAACCCCAGCGCCAACCTCCGGCTTAGCCAACAGCGCGCCAGCGAGGCCCGGCGCACTTTGGTGCAGCTGGGCGTGGAGCCCCAGCGCCTGCGGGCCGAAGGCTTCGGGGCCAATTACTTTATTGCCTCCAACGCCGGCGCCGTGGGCCGGGCTCTCAACCGCCGCCTGAGCGTGCGCGTCATCAGCAAGACCGGCGCAGCAGGCTTGCCGCCCAATATGCAACCGCCTGCCGCCAAGCTGCCGGCCTCGGCAAGCAATACCGCCAACCGCAACCTAGGCGCCGCGGCCGAGCAGCGCCCAAGCTCCGCCGAACAACGCCGCAAACGCAAACGCACCGCCGCCCAGCCGCGCACCAAAGCCGGCTTGTGGTTGCAAAACCTAGGGCAGTGCCTGCAAGGCAAGCGCGTAGCCGAGTGGGAGAAAAAACGCTAA
- a CDS encoding TolC family protein, which produces MNRLNLPFVLEVLRLWLLMLGATVVLVLLTMSIAWAQPAAPAQPALTLPQVIELTLGQSSVAKQAVTNRETSLWQYRSFRADYKPQLALEGVLPNYSRTITPVTQPDGTTDFRYVRINNSYLATTLSQGIGLTGGRITVGSTLQRFDNFEGRGQRLYNSNPVAVGLVQPLGGFNALGWNKRIEPLRYEESQRQYVEERETIARRATELYFDVLLQQVNAGIARQNRQVSEDMLRMGRERHRLGRLSENDLLLLELNLLNAQQAEVQANVDAQNAAVQLKGYTGLTVDAAASLDVPAAAPKLEVAPEAALTQARQYRRESLMFQRRLLEADRNVAQAKGTTGFQASLTASFGLASSGEQFRTSYINPNDQQQLRLGFSMPIVDWGKTRATVKTAELARQQAKVTVEQEQMTFEQSVLSQAAQLGALEQQLALAARADSLAQRRYSIARATYQVGRISLTDLNIAQSEKDRAKRAYIAALRASWVAYYQLRTLTLYDFERQQPLLAATN; this is translated from the coding sequence ATGAACCGACTAAATCTACCCTTTGTGCTGGAGGTCTTGCGGCTGTGGTTGCTGATGCTGGGCGCCACCGTAGTGTTGGTGCTGCTGACCATGTCGATTGCCTGGGCGCAACCCGCCGCGCCCGCGCAGCCGGCCCTTACGCTGCCGCAGGTAATTGAGCTTACCCTAGGTCAGTCGTCGGTGGCGAAGCAGGCCGTAACCAACCGCGAAACCAGCTTGTGGCAGTACCGCTCGTTTCGGGCCGATTACAAGCCGCAGTTGGCGTTGGAGGGCGTATTGCCCAACTACAGCCGCACCATTACGCCCGTAACGCAGCCCGATGGCACCACCGACTTTCGCTACGTGCGCATCAACAACTCGTATTTGGCCACCACCCTCAGCCAGGGCATCGGCCTCACGGGCGGGCGCATTACGGTGGGCTCTACGCTGCAGCGCTTCGATAATTTTGAGGGCAGGGGCCAGCGCCTCTACAACAGCAACCCGGTGGCCGTGGGGCTGGTGCAGCCCCTAGGTGGCTTCAACGCCTTGGGCTGGAACAAGCGCATCGAGCCGTTGCGCTACGAGGAGTCGCAGCGGCAGTACGTGGAGGAGCGCGAAACCATTGCCCGCCGCGCCACCGAGCTGTACTTCGATGTGCTGCTGCAGCAAGTAAACGCCGGCATTGCACGCCAAAACCGCCAGGTAAGCGAAGACATGCTGCGCATGGGCCGCGAGCGGCACCGCCTAGGTAGGCTGTCGGAAAACGACTTGCTGCTGCTCGAGCTGAATTTGCTGAACGCCCAACAAGCCGAGGTGCAAGCCAACGTAGATGCCCAGAACGCCGCCGTGCAGCTGAAAGGCTACACCGGCCTGACGGTAGACGCCGCGGCCTCGCTCGATGTACCCGCCGCCGCGCCCAAGCTGGAGGTAGCGCCCGAAGCAGCTTTAACCCAAGCGCGGCAGTACCGCCGCGAGTCGCTGATGTTTCAGCGGCGCCTGCTCGAGGCCGACCGCAACGTGGCGCAGGCCAAAGGCACCACCGGTTTTCAGGCCAGCCTTACGGCCTCGTTTGGCTTGGCCAGCAGCGGCGAGCAGTTTCGCACCAGCTACATCAACCCCAACGACCAGCAGCAGCTGCGCCTAGGTTTCTCGATGCCGATTGTGGACTGGGGCAAGACGCGCGCCACCGTAAAAACCGCCGAGCTGGCCCGCCAGCAGGCCAAAGTAACCGTGGAGCAGGAGCAGATGACCTTCGAGCAATCGGTGCTGTCGCAGGCGGCGCAACTGGGCGCGCTGGAGCAGCAACTAGCCCTGGCTGCCCGCGCCGATTCGCTGGCCCAGCGCCGCTATAGCATTGCCCGCGCTACCTACCAAGTAGGCCGCATTTCGCTTACCGACCTCAACATTGCCCAAAGCGAAAAAGACCGCGCCAAGCGCGCTTACATTGCCGCGCTGCGCGCCTCGTGGGTGGCCTACTACCAACTGCGCACCCTCACGCTCTACGATTTTGAGCGGCAGCAACCCTTGCTGGCGGCCACTAACTAA
- a CDS encoding efflux RND transporter periplasmic adaptor subunit — protein MDRAISPATHAKRRARRLLLVVVALAVAAVGLWAFRGVLKPSIRQEEILTAAVETGDVEASIAASGLIIPAHEAVITSPIQSSIRRVLLTAGAKVQPGQAILELDKELTSSALAKLQDEQLQNRNKSTLLQLSLERSLNDLEAQEKVQQEKVRSLQSALRDEQHLLGIGSGTQESVRQAELNLKIAELELQKVRRQISNQRRSNDADERGLGYTMQIQDRNIAELAHKLQQANISSEQAGVLTWVSEDIGSTVNQGQVLARVADLSSFRVRGTVADSYADSLHVGDPVIVRLGSSTDLRGTISSISPAADKGVMTFYAQLEQNNHPALRANLRTDVYVVTRAHRGVLRVKNGPFYQGGREQSVFVLEDGKAVRRTVRFGDSNFDYVQIIGGLRPGEELIISETKDYEQAPELSIKR, from the coding sequence ATGGACAGAGCTATTTCGCCCGCTACGCATGCCAAACGCCGCGCCCGGCGCCTGTTGCTGGTAGTTGTTGCGTTGGCAGTGGCGGCCGTAGGCCTGTGGGCCTTCCGCGGTGTGCTGAAGCCCAGCATCAGGCAGGAAGAAATACTGACGGCGGCCGTAGAAACCGGCGACGTTGAAGCTTCCATTGCAGCTTCTGGGCTCATTATTCCGGCGCACGAGGCCGTTATCACCAGTCCTATTCAGTCGAGCATTCGGCGGGTGCTGCTTACGGCTGGGGCCAAGGTGCAGCCGGGGCAAGCCATATTGGAGCTCGATAAGGAGCTAACCAGCAGTGCGCTGGCCAAACTGCAAGACGAGCAGCTGCAAAACCGCAACAAAAGCACCCTGTTGCAACTCTCCCTGGAGCGCAGCCTCAACGACCTAGAGGCGCAGGAAAAAGTGCAGCAGGAGAAAGTGCGCAGCCTGCAATCGGCCCTGCGCGACGAGCAGCACCTGCTGGGCATTGGCTCGGGCACCCAAGAGAGCGTGCGCCAGGCCGAGCTGAACCTGAAAATTGCCGAGCTGGAGCTGCAGAAAGTGCGCCGCCAAATCAGCAACCAGCGCCGCTCGAACGATGCCGACGAGCGGGGCCTCGGCTACACCATGCAGATTCAGGACCGCAACATTGCCGAACTCGCCCACAAGCTGCAGCAAGCCAACATCAGCTCCGAGCAGGCCGGCGTGCTTACGTGGGTAAGCGAGGACATCGGCTCGACGGTAAACCAAGGCCAGGTGTTGGCGCGGGTGGCCGACCTCAGCTCGTTTCGGGTGCGGGGCACCGTGGCCGATAGCTACGCCGACTCGCTGCACGTGGGCGACCCGGTGATTGTACGCCTGGGCAGCAGCACCGATTTGCGCGGTACCATCAGCTCCATCAGCCCCGCCGCCGACAAGGGCGTGATGACCTTCTACGCCCAACTTGAGCAGAACAACCACCCGGCGCTGCGCGCCAACCTGCGGACCGATGTGTACGTGGTAACGCGCGCCCACCGCGGCGTGCTGCGCGTGAAAAACGGCCCCTTTTACCAAGGCGGGCGCGAGCAGTCAGTGTTTGTGCTGGAAGACGGCAAGGCCGTGCGCCGCACCGTGCGCTTCGGCGACTCCAACTTCGACTACGTGCAAATCATCGGCGGCCTGCGCCCCGGCGAGGAGCTGATTATCAGCGAAACCAAAGACTACGAACAGGCGCCCGAGCTCAGCATCAAGCGCTAA
- a CDS encoding M20/M25/M40 family metallo-hydrolase, giving the protein MKHLLLGLALVGSVQAAVAQQKAAKAVKTNISATTVERVERTLADDKMRGRALNTGANDAAQFLAGEFKRIGLKPLDGLTSFEQKFQVFEINTASVQASLNGTAVPRENVVLMSGQEQVNWTSGQNGAPQAMVSAESQVNWAEGTGDNAPKVCVIGPQADFRKEVGPLLRAKGNTLVIIDPAHAAIFKRLAGQMQHSTFRSEKPQPYTAAFILAPGAVANGASYQLTGATSIKPLEIRNVVGVLPGRDKSKAAEQVVFSAHYDHIGYLPAVAGDSIANGADDDASGTTAVVVLAEHFKKAKNNARSLVFVAFTAEEIGGFGSQHFSKQLDPAKVVAMFNIEMIGKVSKFGPGTAFITGFDKSDFGQILQRNLQGSTFKFEPDPYPEQQLFYRSDNATLARLGVPAHSISTDQIPTDKLYHSVDDEVESLDLKNMTEVIKAIAQSATSIVSGQDTPTRIADAGTRK; this is encoded by the coding sequence ATGAAACATCTACTCCTGGGCTTGGCACTGGTTGGCTCGGTGCAAGCGGCCGTTGCGCAGCAAAAAGCAGCCAAGGCTGTCAAAACAAACATTTCGGCCACTACGGTGGAGCGCGTCGAGCGTACCCTGGCCGACGACAAAATGCGTGGGCGGGCGCTGAACACGGGTGCCAACGACGCGGCGCAGTTTCTGGCCGGCGAGTTTAAGCGCATTGGCCTGAAGCCGCTAGACGGGCTTACGTCGTTCGAGCAGAAGTTTCAGGTGTTCGAAATCAACACCGCCAGCGTGCAGGCCTCGCTAAACGGCACCGCCGTACCGCGCGAAAACGTGGTGCTGATGTCGGGCCAGGAGCAAGTAAACTGGACGAGCGGCCAGAACGGCGCACCCCAAGCCATGGTATCGGCCGAAAGCCAGGTAAACTGGGCGGAGGGCACCGGCGACAACGCCCCGAAGGTGTGCGTAATTGGCCCGCAAGCCGATTTTCGGAAAGAAGTAGGCCCACTGCTGCGCGCGAAGGGCAACACCCTGGTTATCATCGACCCGGCGCACGCGGCCATCTTCAAGCGCTTGGCCGGGCAAATGCAGCACAGCACCTTCCGCAGCGAAAAACCGCAGCCCTACACCGCCGCCTTTATTCTGGCGCCGGGCGCGGTAGCCAACGGCGCCAGCTACCAGCTAACGGGCGCTACCAGCATTAAGCCGCTGGAAATCCGGAACGTGGTGGGCGTGCTGCCCGGCCGCGACAAAAGCAAGGCAGCCGAGCAAGTCGTATTTTCAGCGCACTACGACCACATCGGCTATCTGCCCGCCGTGGCCGGCGACTCCATCGCTAACGGCGCCGACGACGATGCCTCGGGCACTACTGCGGTGGTAGTCTTGGCCGAGCACTTCAAAAAAGCCAAAAACAACGCCCGTTCGCTGGTGTTCGTGGCCTTTACGGCCGAGGAAATAGGCGGCTTTGGCTCGCAGCACTTCTCGAAACAACTCGATCCGGCCAAAGTGGTGGCCATGTTCAACATCGAGATGATCGGCAAAGTGTCGAAGTTTGGCCCCGGTACGGCTTTCATTACCGGGTTCGATAAATCGGATTTTGGCCAGATTCTGCAGCGCAACCTGCAAGGCTCCACGTTTAAATTCGAGCCCGACCCGTACCCCGAGCAGCAGCTGTTCTACCGCTCCGACAACGCCACGCTTGCGCGCCTAGGTGTACCGGCCCACAGCATCAGCACCGACCAGATTCCGACGGATAAGCTCTACCACTCCGTGGACGACGAAGTGGAAAGCCTCGACCTGAAGAACATGACCGAAGTAATTAAGGCCATTGCCCAAAGCGCCACCAGCATTGTGAGCGGGCAGGATACGCCCACGCGCATCGCCGATGCGGGTACGCGGAAGTAA